The following are from one region of the Deltaproteobacteria bacterium HGW-Deltaproteobacteria-6 genome:
- the cas4 gene encoding CRISPR-associated protein Cas4, producing the protein MDDELIPISALTHYAYCPRRCALVHIEQMWTENRFTAEGRIMHEHVHEEGDESRGNVRIERGASLRSLRLGLIGKADVVEYHHQSDGSWQAFPVEYKRGKPKPDHSDKIQLCAQALCLEEMLNATIPAGALFYGKTRRRLDVDFDEALRQETSEAARLTHELIESGQTPKPVYGKRCESCSLMGECIPKTIQKKRSVESYLKRILEE; encoded by the coding sequence ATGGATGATGAGTTAATTCCAATATCTGCTCTGACACATTACGCTTATTGTCCACGTCGTTGCGCGCTTGTCCACATTGAGCAAATGTGGACTGAAAACCGTTTCACCGCCGAAGGCCGGATCATGCATGAGCACGTGCATGAGGAAGGCGATGAATCGCGGGGGAATGTGCGCATTGAACGCGGCGCGTCATTGCGATCTTTGCGCCTGGGGCTGATCGGCAAGGCAGATGTCGTGGAATATCACCACCAGTCTGACGGATCATGGCAGGCTTTTCCTGTTGAGTATAAACGGGGAAAGCCCAAACCGGATCATTCCGACAAAATCCAGCTTTGCGCGCAGGCGCTGTGCCTGGAAGAAATGCTTAATGCCACCATCCCGGCAGGCGCGCTTTTCTATGGCAAAACACGTCGGCGCCTGGATGTTGATTTTGACGAAGCGCTACGGCAGGAAACAAGCGAGGCTGCCCGGCTTACGCATGAATTGATTGAATCAGGCCAGACGCCAAAACCCGTTTATGGTAAGCGTTGTGAAAGCTGTTCGCTCATGGGTGAATGCATACCCAAAACGATTCAGAAAAAGCGGTCGGTTGAAAGTTACCTGAAACGCATACTGGAAGAGTAA
- a CDS encoding subtype I-C CRISPR-associated endonuclease Cas1 — translation MKKHLNTLFVTTQGAYLAKEGETVVVKINQEVRLRVPVHTIGGIVCFGNVSCSPFLMGFCGENGVGISFLTEYGRFLARVQGPVSGNVLLRREQYRRADDQVYCAQMAKAFVIGKIANCRTVLQRVLRDHPQKLDVDALHRGVDDMSRSLQSLELNQSLDCVRGLEGDAAHTYFSAFNHLIVTQKECFSFQERNRRPPLDNVNCLLSFLYMLLMHDCRSALESVGLDPAVGFLHRDRPGRPSLALDLMEEFRPFLADRLALSLINLRQVQSKGFNQTEAGAVMMNDETRKTLLVAYQERKQEEIQHPFLDEKVTIGLLFHVQALLLARCLRGDLDGYPPFIWK, via the coding sequence ATGAAGAAGCATCTTAATACGTTATTTGTGACTACTCAAGGCGCATACCTGGCTAAGGAAGGCGAAACTGTAGTGGTCAAGATAAATCAGGAAGTCAGGCTGCGTGTGCCGGTGCACACCATCGGCGGCATTGTCTGTTTCGGCAATGTGTCTTGCAGCCCCTTTCTGATGGGTTTTTGCGGCGAAAACGGGGTCGGCATCAGCTTTTTGACGGAATATGGCCGCTTTCTAGCACGGGTGCAGGGGCCGGTATCCGGCAATGTGCTTCTGCGCCGTGAACAATATCGTCGTGCCGACGATCAGGTTTATTGCGCGCAAATGGCTAAAGCATTTGTGATAGGCAAGATTGCCAACTGCCGGACAGTGCTCCAGCGGGTACTTAGAGATCATCCACAAAAGCTGGATGTGGATGCGTTGCATCGCGGCGTTGATGATATGAGTCGGTCGCTGCAATCACTCGAATTGAATCAGTCCCTCGATTGTGTGCGTGGTTTGGAAGGTGATGCTGCACATACCTATTTCAGTGCTTTTAACCATTTGATTGTCACACAGAAAGAATGTTTTTCATTTCAGGAGCGCAATCGTCGTCCGCCGCTGGATAATGTGAATTGCCTGCTGTCTTTCCTTTATATGCTGCTGATGCATGATTGCCGTTCTGCCCTGGAATCCGTCGGTCTTGATCCGGCAGTCGGCTTCTTGCATCGGGATCGGCCCGGCAGACCGAGTCTGGCACTGGACTTGATGGAAGAGTTCCGGCCATTTCTCGCAGATCGCCTGGCATTATCGCTCATTAATCTTCGTCAGGTACAGAGCAAAGGCTTTAACCAAACGGAAGCAGGCGCAGTCATGATGAATGATGAAACAAGAAAAACATTGCTTGTTGCCTATCAGGAGAGAAAGCAGGAAGAAATTCAGCATCCATTTCTGGATGAAAAAGTAACGATTGGCTTGCTCTTTCATGTGCAGGCGTTGCTTCTCGCGCGTTGTCTGCGGGGTGATCTGGATGGCTATCCACCATTTATCTGGAAATAA